The following are encoded together in the Citrus sinensis cultivar Valencia sweet orange chromosome 1, DVS_A1.0, whole genome shotgun sequence genome:
- the LOC102609563 gene encoding uncharacterized protein LOC102609563, translating to MPPCHVAHPFPPSHVECKFTLGCRSNGADFSPHPNPDFFVWDPPSRSFLLTFFPPINIFFNTRRYIYIYYKQNQTYCREKPRVKISQRRNKMEETRKREREQNFNQNDDVSSAALKMPRATLEDGGDGGGDLGDDIMAWLSMDDDTMSQLMNLLDTSSPNADSATARTTRVKFIDNPYKSLVIFQSSSSYVTINGNEESCGSSFSDSESSVMVSVDTAGIVKSFPTRGSQRDCEVSAWSSNEEEKEVGGFGFFEGEGGEIMDGCDGSDLDDYVLPKFLVQEQEEAQAPF from the coding sequence ATGCCTCCCTGCCACGTCGCTCACCCATTCCCTCCGTCCCACGTGGAATGTAAATTCACACTCGGATGCAGATCCAACGGCGCAGACTTTTCTCCTCACCCTAATcctgatttttttgtttgggacCCACCCTCCAGATCCTTCCTCCTCACGTTTTTCCCGcctattaatatattttttaatactcgacgttatatatatatatattataaacaaAACCAAACGTACTGTAGAGAAAAGCCCAGAGTCAAAATCTCtcaaagaagaaacaaaatggagGAAACGaggaagagagaaagagaacaAAACTTCAACCAAAACGACGACGTCTCATCGGCAGCCTTGAAAATGCCACGAGCTACCCTTGAAGATGGCGGTGACGGCGGAGGAGATTTAGGAGACGACATAATGGCGTGGCTTTCGATGGACGACGACACGATGAGTCAACTCATGAACCTTCTAGACACGTCATCACCCAATGCTGACTCAGCGACAGCTCGTACTACTAGAGTCAAGTTCATCGACAACCCTTACAAGTCACTCGTGATATTTCAATCGTCGTCGTCTTACGTCACCATCAACGGAAACGAGGAGAGCTGCGGCTCCTCGTTCTCCGACTCGGAGTCGTCGGTGATGGTGAGCGTGGACACGGCCGGGATTGTGAAGAGCTTCCCTACGCGCGGGTCGCAGCGTGACTGTGAAGTAAGCGCGTGGAGTTCAAACGAGGAAGAGAAGGAGGTCGGTGGCTTTGGCTTTTTTGAGGGGGAAGGAGGAGAAATAATGGACGGCTGTGATGGCTCTGATTTGGATGATTATGTGCTGCCCAAGTTTCTTGTACAGGAGCAGGAGGAGGCTCAGGCTCCTTTCTGA